The sequence GCTAAATGCTCCCTCGATCCACCAATCCTCATGGAGCATGATTCCAAGCGAATTCTCCACCCCTTTGATCTCAGCTTCGCTCACGTTCCTAAAGGTGTTGTAGGCGATACCACTCACCGCACCGACCTCTTGCACCTGCTCGATTTTGTTGTCCACTTTGGTCTTGAAGATTCCAAGATCATACTTCCATCGCTCTCCTCGTGTCGTGATTCCTGCTTCAAAGGTGTCACTGCTCTCGGCTTTAAGCGTGCTGGCGGTTGTTTTGTCCAGCGTAAGTACCTCAGAGCCTAACATTGCGCGCCCTTGGGGATTGATTTGATTCACATAGAGCACCCTATCATCGGGCGCTTTAAAGCCTTGGGCGTAGTTAAAGCGGAGCTTGGTTTTATCGCTCAAAGAGTAGATTAATCCACCTTGGAATGAGGTCTGATTCTCCCCAATGGAGGTGCGATCATAACGCGCGCCATAGACGAGATTAAGATCTGGGGTGAGTCGCCATTCATGTTGCGCGTAGGCTGATTTGTAGTTACGATCATTAACGTTATAGGCGGTCGATTCGACATCATTGGTGCGATACTCCGCTCCTGTGGTGAGGGTATGCTCTGGACTAGGATTCCATGTCGCCATCAACTCATGACTCCACTGCTCCATCGTGGTGATGTTGGTGGAGTTTGCCGAGGCAGCAGAGCTCGCATAACCCAAGTCTGCGTAGATAAGAGAGTAGATGTTGCGATATTTTTTATATTTGGTGTAATCCGCGGTGTATCGAAGGTCTAGCTCTCTAGCCACCTCCCAATCCAAAATCGCCGCCACATCAAAGCGTTCATTGTCATCTCTCCACTCAGCAGGAGTGTTAAAGACCATGATTTTATTGGCGCCGTTGTAGTAGTTGCTTGGGTAGTTAGCGGCGATATAACGGCTGTGTCGATCCTCTTTCATGTAGTTGGCTTCGATTCGGAGCGAAGCATTCTCGGCGAGCCTTTGACGAATCGCGCCCCCTGCAGTGAAGACCTCCGCATCATCTCGATAATCCACCTCAGCTCCATACGAATCTTTCACATTGTTTCGTATGGGAGCAAAGACACCCCCCGTGGTGGCAGAGGGCTTGCGATCAATTCCTGCCTGCCTCACAAGCACATTCGCCACCTCTTGCTCGGCGTAGGGATTACGATCAAGTGCGTTCGCATAGGCCCTAAAAGAGGTTCGCTCATCTCCACCATAGAGTTGAAGATCAAAAAGAGATTTTGACCCCTTCCCGTGCGAATTGGTGCCCCCACTCACTTCGATTCTTCCGCCTAGCCCCTCTTGAGGGCGCTTGGTGATGATATTCACCACTCCCCCTAAAGCATCAGAGCCATAAAGCACGCTAGAGGGTCCTTTGATGATCTCGATGCGCTCAATGATTCCTGCAGGGATTCTCTCTAATTCGTAGGTGTTGCTAAACTCCCCTTTGATTCGGCGGCCATCGAGCAAAAAGAGAGCGTTGTCTTGCGATAAACCGCGCATAACCATCCCCCTGCCATCGGGTGAAACATAGACTCCAGCGCTATTTTCAAGCGCCTCCCTAAGCGTGCTCGCCCCAAGCTTCTCAATCTCTTCTTGCGTGATGATGAGCGAAGCCATAGGGGTCTCCTCGACCCATCTCTCTTGTTTGGTGGCGGTGGTCACCTTGATGGGCTCTAGTTTTTCGATCACCCCCTCTTCGCTTGCCCCCAAAGACGAGGCCACAAATGCTGGCAAAGCGATAGCCAAAATGCCCCTTCCCCTTGTGCGACTTCCAACTTTTTGCACAGAATCTCTCCTTACTGTTTTATAATGAGAATGAATTCTATTACTAAATAATAAGGAGTAACTTAAAGATTAAAAAATTCTAAATAATAAGAATTAGTAATATTACCTAGAGTAACTCATACGCGATAGGGACTTGGATTTTGATTCGCCGATTAGGCGAAGGAAAGTCTGCTGAAGCCTTTTTGAGCACTTCCATAGCGTGACCATCTAAAAGCGTATAGCCTGATCCCCTCACCACTTTCACCCACGAGAGCTCTCCATTATCCTTGAGCCCAAACTCAAGCACCACTTCACCCTCCATCTTCATTCGGATGGCTTGACGCGGATAGCTTTTGTGCTTAAGAATCGCCGCATAAATCCTCTCCAAAAGCGCCCTATCTGTTTCCATTGTGGCCGTCGCTTCCCCCTGGGGGAGGATAGAGCTTGGAGCAGGGGCACTCGAGGTTGCAACATTCACCTCTTGGGGATGGCTCTCCGCCACAGCAGGGCTCTCCTCTAAAATGGGCTCCTCCTTGGGAACAGGCACAGGAGTCTGCTTGACCACGGGCTTGGGTTTAGGCTTTGGAAGCTCTTTTTTCACCTCCTTGGGAGGGGGTGGAGGAGGGGTCTCTTTCACAGGCTCAGGCGGAGGAGGAGTCTCTTGTTTGGGCGCAGATTCAATCTTTGCCAAAGAGAGCGTGATGGTCTGACCTGGAGCTTGGAGTTTGAGTGTCTCCTCAGGAAAAAAGAGGATTCCCGAAATGAGTGCAGAGTGGATGAGGCAAGAGGCCCAAAGCCCCATCCAAAACCTAGAAGGAGGATTAGGATTGCTGTTTGGCGACGATTTGGAGGTTTTCATGTCCCTTAGCCTTTAGTATATCCACGACTTGGATGAAGATATCAAACTTGCTCTCCTTGTCGCTTTTCAAAACCACAGGAAAATCCTTGGTCAAAGGGGCGAGCTTGGCGCGAAGCTCATCAAGCGTCACCTTGGTCTCGTCCACAAAAAGTTCATTATCCGCATTGATCACAATCTCAAGCTTCCGATCAAATGGCTTTGTCTCGGCCGATGAAGCCTCAGGCAGATCAACTTTGATCTTCCCTTGTGCAATAAAAGTGGAGATCGTCAAAACAATCGCCAAAAGCACCAGCATCACATCGATAAAGGGGACAATATTGAGCCCTTCAGGTCGCTTAAGCCGCATGATCGAGGCTCTTCCATGCGGCGATATGAACATCCACTTTGCGCAGACACGCCGTGTAGACGATCAGCGTAGGAATCGCCACCAAAAGCCCAAGTGCAGTCGCTTTGAGCGCCAAAGAGAGTCCGATGAGCACCGCATTAGTGTCAATTCCTGCGCCACTACCCATGTCATAAAAGGTGACCATGATTCCAATCACAGTGCCAAGCAGGCCAATATAGGGAGCGTTTGAGCCGATAATGGAAAGAATCGTAAGATTCTGTGTCAAGTCATTTTCGAGCTGATTCACATCTTTATACCGATCAACTTTGATGTTTTTGTAATAGAGGAATCGCTCAATCGCGTATGCTAGCGCCAAAAGGCTCATGAAGCCCAAAATACCGAAAATCGCGTGATCCATGTAAGCTTTAATCAAGTGCATTGAGAGACCTTTGGGGGAGTTTAGTTTCGACCTTTGGGCGGATAGTAGCACAAAGCGGATTATATTTCAATAATCGTTCCTAAAATCGTTCCTAAACGCTCTTCTTCAGCGGATTTCATCACTGATAATGCACGACATTTTTTCCCCATTTTTTCCCAATACAATCCTCTCTGAACACCATCGATTCATCGATCACTCAAGGAGCGAATATGCATCTTATCAATCGACGACAATTCTTACAATGGAGCGGGGCACTAGGCGGGGGTATCGCCGCTGGAGCACTCCTTCCCCTCCCCTCGCTTGCCCAAAAAGAGTCACTCTCCAAGGGGGAAAACGAGGAGATGAAGTGGGCAGGATGCGCCATCAACTGCGGAAGCAAATGTCCTTTACGCGTCTTTGTCAAAGAGGGGAAAATCACGCGAATCGAGACAGACAACACCCAAGAAGATGAGTTTGGAGCTCACCAAGTGCGAGCCTGCGTGAGAGGTAGATCGAGCCGATTCAAAGTTTACAACCCCAATCGACTTCTCTACCCCCTCAAACGCGTTGGCAAGCGGGGCGAGGGCAAATTTGTCCGAATCAGCTGGGAAGAGGCGATAGAGACGATCGCTCAAAAACTCCTTCAGGTGAAGGAGAAATATGGCAACGAGGCAATCTATGTCAACTACGCCACAGGCACCACGGGAGGCATCATGTCTCGCTGCACCAAGGGACCTTGGGCGAGACTCCTAGCGCAATTTGGCGGTCATCTCAACTACTACAACTCCTACTCTACCGCCCAAATCACGGATGGACTCAAACACTTCTATGGCACAAGCGCGGGGAGTGATATCGCCAACATCGCCCACTCCAAGCTGGTAGTGATGTTTGGCAACAATCCCGTGGAGACCCGTATGAGTGGGGGCGGAACAGGCTACTCCTACAAAGAGGCACTCCAAAAAAGTGGCGCTAAAATCATCCATTTCGATCCTCGCTATTCTGATAGCATGGTTGGGGCATGCGATGAGTGGATTCCCATTGCACCAGGCACTGATGCGGCACTCATCGCGGCAATGGCGTATGTGATGATCAATGAAGACCTTCATGACAAGGCTTTTTTAGATCGATACTGCGTGGGATTCTCTCGCGAAACCCTGCCCGATTCCGCCCCAGAAAATAGCTCATACGAGGATTATGTGATGGGAAGAGGAGAGGATCAAACGCCCAAAACTCCCGAATGGGCAGAGAGAATCACCAAGATTCCCGCTCAGACGATTCGACGCTTGGCCAAAGAGATTGCCACCACCAAACCCTGCTTCATCGCCCAAGGATGGGGTGCTCAACGACAATTCAATGGGGAACAGAGCAGCCGTGCCATCGCCACGCTAGCGGCCATGACGGGCAATATTGGCATGCTAGGAGGCAACAATGGAGCTAGAGAGACCTCCACTCTCTCCATTGATCCTGCGTGGCTCCCCTCCAAAAACCCCATTAAAGATTCAATCTCCTGCTTCCTTTGGACGGATGCGATTTTGCACGGCGAAGAGATGACGGATATCAAAGATGGCGTGCGCGGCACTCAAAAGCTCAAAAGCTCGATTAAATTTCTTTGGAATACGGGCGGAAACTGCCTCATCAACCAGCACAGCGACAGCAATCGCACGGCCAAGATTCTCGAAGATGAGACGCTATGCGAGATGATCGTAGATATCAACATCGTCCGAACTCCAAGCAATCGATACGCCGACATCATCCTCCCTGATGCAACCCATCTTGAACAAGAAGATTTCATTCGTGCTAGCGCAGGCTACTCCAGCGACCGCCCCTATGTCATCTACTGCCAAAAAGCGATCGAACCTTTGGGTGAGTGCAAGGGTGTCTATGAGATGTGCACTCTTTTGGCTGAGCGGCTAGGAGGAGAGTCTTTTAAAGCAGAATTCACCGAGGGACGCACCCAAGTGGAGTGGCTGGAGC comes from Wolinella succinogenes DSM 1740 and encodes:
- the exbB gene encoding TonB-system energizer ExbB → MHLIKAYMDHAIFGILGFMSLLALAYAIERFLYYKNIKVDRYKDVNQLENDLTQNLTILSIIGSNAPYIGLLGTVIGIMVTFYDMGSGAGIDTNAVLIGLSLALKATALGLLVAIPTLIVYTACLRKVDVHIAAWKSLDHAA
- a CDS encoding energy transducer TonB; the encoded protein is MGLWASCLIHSALISGILFFPEETLKLQAPGQTITLSLAKIESAPKQETPPPPEPVKETPPPPPPKEVKKELPKPKPKPVVKQTPVPVPKEEPILEESPAVAESHPQEVNVATSSAPAPSSILPQGEATATMETDRALLERIYAAILKHKSYPRQAIRMKMEGEVVLEFGLKDNGELSWVKVVRGSGYTLLDGHAMEVLKKASADFPSPNRRIKIQVPIAYELL
- the exbD gene encoding TonB system transport protein ExbD, coding for MRLKRPEGLNIVPFIDVMLVLLAIVLTISTFIAQGKIKVDLPEASSAETKPFDRKLEIVINADNELFVDETKVTLDELRAKLAPLTKDFPVVLKSDKESKFDIFIQVVDILKAKGHENLQIVAKQQS
- a CDS encoding TonB-dependent receptor plug domain-containing protein, with protein sequence MQKVGSRTRGRGILAIALPAFVASSLGASEEGVIEKLEPIKVTTATKQERWVEETPMASLIITQEEIEKLGASTLREALENSAGVYVSPDGRGMVMRGLSQDNALFLLDGRRIKGEFSNTYELERIPAGIIERIEIIKGPSSVLYGSDALGGVVNIITKRPQEGLGGRIEVSGGTNSHGKGSKSLFDLQLYGGDERTSFRAYANALDRNPYAEQEVANVLVRQAGIDRKPSATTGGVFAPIRNNVKDSYGAEVDYRDDAEVFTAGGAIRQRLAENASLRIEANYMKEDRHSRYIAANYPSNYYNGANKIMVFNTPAEWRDDNERFDVAAILDWEVARELDLRYTADYTKYKKYRNIYSLIYADLGYASSAASANSTNITTMEQWSHELMATWNPSPEHTLTTGAEYRTNDVESTAYNVNDRNYKSAYAQHEWRLTPDLNLVYGARYDRTSIGENQTSFQGGLIYSLSDKTKLRFNYAQGFKAPDDRVLYVNQINPQGRAMLGSEVLTLDKTTASTLKAESSDTFEAGITTRGERWKYDLGIFKTKVDNKIEQVQEVGAVSGIAYNTFRNVSEAEIKGVENSLGIMLHEDWWIEGAFSYIDAMNKAEDIKLMNVPKTLTNLSIEWTPLEAWSFRLMSRTIGEQYISEEEKVGSFTLVGLKASYSPSFVKGGEIFGGIDNLLDRKVPTILGGDPGLFFYLGARYNF
- a CDS encoding DmsA/YnfE/YnfF family dimethyl sulfoxide reductase, whose amino-acid sequence is MHLINRRQFLQWSGALGGGIAAGALLPLPSLAQKESLSKGENEEMKWAGCAINCGSKCPLRVFVKEGKITRIETDNTQEDEFGAHQVRACVRGRSSRFKVYNPNRLLYPLKRVGKRGEGKFVRISWEEAIETIAQKLLQVKEKYGNEAIYVNYATGTTGGIMSRCTKGPWARLLAQFGGHLNYYNSYSTAQITDGLKHFYGTSAGSDIANIAHSKLVVMFGNNPVETRMSGGGTGYSYKEALQKSGAKIIHFDPRYSDSMVGACDEWIPIAPGTDAALIAAMAYVMINEDLHDKAFLDRYCVGFSRETLPDSAPENSSYEDYVMGRGEDQTPKTPEWAERITKIPAQTIRRLAKEIATTKPCFIAQGWGAQRQFNGEQSSRAIATLAAMTGNIGMLGGNNGARETSTLSIDPAWLPSKNPIKDSISCFLWTDAILHGEEMTDIKDGVRGTQKLKSSIKFLWNTGGNCLINQHSDSNRTAKILEDETLCEMIVDINIVRTPSNRYADIILPDATHLEQEDFIRASAGYSSDRPYVIYCQKAIEPLGECKGVYEMCTLLAERLGGESFKAEFTEGRTQVEWLEHLWNQTRAKKPELPSFEEMRQRGLYKAPRAKKPKVMFEGFVQNPEANPLKTPSGKIEIYSEELAQKAATWILPEGAKITPLPEFINTKEGPLDPAREQFPLQFFGYHYKGTTHSSFWESAPIREINPHEAWINPMDAKARGIKTGDRVLVFNRFGKIIVTAKVTPKIMPGVSVCHQGGWYKPKNGIDEGGCINTLTTLEPSPIAKGNPQHSILVQIRKV